A single region of the Cumulibacter manganitolerans genome encodes:
- a CDS encoding pyrimidine reductase family protein yields MRLVHPAYDGRPQLADVLAFPPREQPAARAWVRAVFVASLDGAATLHGRAGGLGNDADRRLFALHRSLADVVLVGAGTVRVEGYGPAEQDAEWAELRRGRPAAPPIAVVSQHLDLDPRAPLLSGAPADARTIVITCEAAPAGRRAELASVADVIVAGGEQVDLAAAVQALAARGLSRITCEGGPTLLAHLSAAGTLDELCLTLSPVLLAGRALRITDGPILQPPLALALRSVLEDDGYLFLQYTAA; encoded by the coding sequence GTGAGGCTGGTGCATCCGGCGTACGACGGGCGCCCGCAGCTCGCCGACGTGCTCGCCTTCCCGCCGCGCGAGCAACCGGCGGCACGGGCCTGGGTGCGCGCGGTGTTCGTCGCGAGCCTCGACGGAGCGGCCACGCTGCACGGGCGCGCCGGAGGGCTCGGCAACGACGCCGACCGGCGGCTGTTCGCCCTGCACCGCAGCCTCGCGGACGTCGTCCTGGTGGGCGCGGGGACGGTCCGCGTCGAGGGCTACGGCCCGGCCGAGCAGGACGCCGAGTGGGCGGAGCTGCGCCGCGGCCGGCCCGCGGCGCCGCCGATCGCCGTCGTCTCGCAGCATCTCGACCTCGATCCGCGCGCGCCGCTGCTGAGCGGCGCACCGGCGGACGCCCGCACCATCGTGATCACCTGCGAGGCCGCTCCCGCGGGCCGGCGTGCCGAGCTCGCGTCGGTCGCCGACGTGATCGTCGCGGGCGGTGAGCAGGTCGACCTCGCCGCCGCCGTGCAGGCGCTCGCGGCCCGCGGCCTGAGCCGCATCACCTGCGAGGGCGGTCCCACCCTGCTGGCCCACCTCTCGGCCGCCGGGACGCTGGACGAGCTGTGCCTGACGCTCAGCCCGGTGCTGCTCGCCGGTCGAGCGCTGCGGATCACCGACGGACCGATCCTGCAGCCGCCGCTGGCGCTGGCGCTGCGCTCGGTCCTCGAGGACGACGGCTACCTGTTCCTGCAGTACACCGCCGCCTGA
- a CDS encoding RNA polymerase sigma factor: protein MNEPFETAVRRHAATVLRVCRAVLGPGADAEDAWSETFLAALQAWPTLPAGTNVEAWLVRVAQRKAIDVTRGQARRPAPTDVPPEAESSLGIPGVDGEVWQAVARLPERQRLAVAYHFLGGLPHAETAELIGGTPEAVRRAAADGIKTLRRRYQPDVPTEGAIR from the coding sequence ATGAACGAACCCTTCGAGACCGCCGTACGGCGGCACGCGGCCACGGTGCTGCGGGTCTGCCGCGCAGTGCTGGGGCCCGGGGCGGACGCCGAGGACGCCTGGTCCGAGACGTTCCTGGCCGCGCTGCAGGCGTGGCCGACGCTGCCGGCCGGCACGAACGTCGAGGCCTGGCTGGTCCGCGTGGCGCAGCGCAAGGCGATCGACGTGACCCGCGGGCAGGCGCGCCGGCCGGCGCCGACCGACGTGCCGCCGGAGGCGGAGTCCAGCCTCGGCATCCCCGGCGTCGATGGGGAGGTCTGGCAGGCGGTCGCCCGGCTGCCCGAGCGCCAGCGGCTCGCCGTCGCCTACCACTTCCTCGGCGGGCTGCCGCACGCCGAGACGGCCGAGCTGATCGGCGGCACCCCCGAGGCCGTACGGCGGGCCGCCGCCGACGGCATCAAGACCCTCCGGCGCCGGTACCAGCCCGACGTCCCCACGGAAGGAGCGATCCGATGA
- a CDS encoding cation diffusion facilitator family transporter, with amino-acid sequence MNTPEQHLPARDADAPLCAGAHADPLVRAPAHRHAHGVSSAADRRYLTWALLLLGAFMIAEVIVAIVSGSLALLSDAGHMLSDVGAIAVALGAMRLAARPASGAWTFGWKRAEILSAAGNGITLLVVAGIIAVEAVRRLIRPPEVHGSAVLVVALIGIAINLLVAWLLARANRSSLNVEGAYQHIITDLYGFIATLVAGVVMLVTGWTRADSLASLVVVALMLHAGWRLLRDSGRVLLEGAPPGTSPEEIRAHLLQVEHVHDVHDLHVWTVTSDLPTLSAHVVVDDSCFSDGHAPRLLDEVQACLRGHFDVEHSTFQLEPASHAAHEDGVHGLG; translated from the coding sequence ATGAACACTCCTGAGCAGCACCTGCCGGCGCGGGACGCGGACGCGCCGCTGTGCGCCGGTGCCCACGCCGACCCGCTGGTCCGCGCGCCCGCGCACCGCCACGCGCACGGCGTGAGCAGCGCGGCCGACCGCCGCTACCTCACCTGGGCACTGCTGCTGCTGGGCGCCTTCATGATCGCCGAGGTGATCGTCGCGATCGTCTCGGGATCCCTGGCGCTGCTGTCGGACGCCGGCCACATGCTCTCGGACGTCGGCGCCATCGCGGTGGCGCTCGGGGCGATGCGGCTGGCCGCGCGACCGGCGTCCGGGGCCTGGACCTTCGGCTGGAAACGGGCGGAGATCCTGTCGGCAGCCGGCAACGGCATCACCCTGCTGGTGGTCGCCGGCATCATCGCGGTGGAGGCGGTCCGCCGGCTGATCAGGCCGCCGGAGGTACACGGCTCGGCGGTGCTCGTCGTCGCGCTGATCGGCATCGCGATCAATCTCCTGGTCGCCTGGCTGCTCGCCCGCGCGAACCGGTCGAGCCTGAACGTCGAGGGCGCCTACCAGCACATCATCACCGACCTCTACGGGTTCATCGCGACCCTCGTCGCGGGCGTGGTGATGCTGGTGACCGGGTGGACGCGCGCCGACTCGCTCGCCTCCCTCGTCGTGGTGGCGCTCATGCTGCACGCCGGGTGGCGGTTGCTGCGCGACTCCGGGCGGGTGCTGCTGGAGGGCGCTCCGCCGGGCACCAGCCCCGAGGAGATCCGCGCGCACCTGCTGCAGGTCGAGCACGTCCACGACGTCCACGACCTGCACGTGTGGACCGTGACCTCCGACCTGCCGACCCTGTCGGCGCACGTCGTCGTCGACGACTCGTGCTTCAGCGACGGCCACGCGCCGCGGCTGCTCGACGAGGTCCAGGCCTGCCTGCGCGGCCACTTCGACGTCGAGCACTCGACCTTCCAGCTGGAGCCGGCCAGCCACGCCGCCCACGAGGACGGCGTGCACGGCCTCGGCTAG
- a CDS encoding organic hydroperoxide resistance protein, producing the protein MPLEKVTEVAYTIAATAKGGRQGTVRSEDGVVDLPLGKPGSTRNPKANPETLFAAGYAACFSGALNAVARQEGIDTSESTVTADVTFGKTDTGFGLAVEITASIPGVERAKAEELVAKAHQFCPYSKATRGNIEVTAGLG; encoded by the coding sequence ATGCCCCTCGAGAAAGTCACCGAAGTGGCGTACACGATCGCGGCCACCGCAAAGGGCGGTCGCCAAGGCACCGTGCGCAGCGAGGACGGCGTCGTCGACCTGCCGCTGGGCAAGCCGGGGTCGACCAGGAACCCGAAAGCCAATCCCGAGACGCTGTTCGCGGCCGGCTACGCGGCGTGCTTCAGCGGGGCGCTGAACGCCGTGGCCCGGCAGGAGGGCATCGACACCAGCGAGTCGACCGTGACGGCCGACGTGACCTTCGGCAAGACCGACACCGGCTTCGGTCTCGCCGTCGAGATCACCGCCTCGATCCCCGGCGTGGAGCGGGCGAAGGCCGAGGAGCTCGTGGCCAAGGCGCACCAGTTCTGCCCGTACTCCAAGGCCACCCGCGGCAACATCGAGGTCACCGCCGGCCTCGGCTGA
- a CDS encoding N-formylglutamate amidohydrolase: MNQRHLDEPVCDFVGDWRSQVVATAIHDGHELSGPIARAMSLDEDVRLREEDPFTARIARRVPDRVLVHRSRFEVDLNRGRDEAVYRTPDDCWGLEVWRHTPLAQRLVDGSLAAYDGFYARLAARLDRVAARGPFVLYDVHSYNHRRDGVDRPSAPAEDNPEVNVGTGSLDRDYWSPAVEAFIGSLSSAPTGSGPLDVRENVRFTGAHLARWVHERYPGIGCVLALEFKKTFMDEWSGVPDEGRLDELGAALGRTTEPVLDALRQIGE, encoded by the coding sequence ATGAATCAACGGCACCTCGATGAGCCCGTGTGCGATTTCGTCGGCGACTGGCGCAGCCAGGTCGTCGCGACCGCGATCCACGACGGGCACGAGCTGAGCGGCCCGATCGCGCGGGCGATGAGCCTGGACGAGGACGTGCGGCTGCGCGAGGAGGACCCGTTCACGGCCCGCATCGCCCGGCGGGTGCCGGACCGGGTGCTCGTGCACCGCTCGCGCTTCGAGGTCGACCTCAACCGCGGCCGCGACGAGGCGGTCTACCGCACCCCCGATGACTGCTGGGGGCTCGAGGTGTGGCGGCACACGCCGCTGGCCCAGCGGCTCGTGGACGGGTCGCTCGCCGCGTACGACGGCTTCTACGCGCGGCTGGCCGCGCGCCTGGACCGGGTGGCCGCGCGTGGCCCGTTCGTGCTGTACGACGTGCACTCGTACAACCATCGCCGAGACGGCGTGGACCGCCCGTCGGCGCCGGCCGAGGACAACCCGGAGGTCAACGTCGGCACCGGGTCGCTCGATCGCGACTACTGGTCGCCGGCGGTCGAGGCGTTCATCGGGAGCCTGTCGAGCGCGCCGACCGGCAGTGGGCCGCTCGACGTCCGCGAGAACGTGCGGTTCACGGGAGCCCACCTCGCCCGCTGGGTGCACGAGCGCTACCCCGGGATCGGTTGCGTGCTGGCGCTGGAGTTCAAGAAGACCTTCATGGACGAGTGGTCGGGCGTCCCGGACGAGGGGCGCCTCGACGAGCTCGGGGCCGCGCTGGGCCGCACCACCGAGCCCGTTCTCGACGCCCTCCGGCAGATCGGTGAGTGA
- a CDS encoding YciI family protein yields MTKYLMLKHYQGGRPCLNDVPMDQWAPGEFDRHVQYMRDLADRLTASGEFVSADALAPDGEWVRWDGDGKPPVTDGPFAETKDLIAGWMMIDVDSLERAREIAAELSAAPGAGGKPLGEWLELRPLMDAPPTVTE; encoded by the coding sequence ATGACCAAGTACCTGATGCTCAAGCACTACCAGGGCGGGCGGCCGTGCCTGAACGACGTCCCGATGGACCAGTGGGCGCCCGGGGAGTTCGACCGGCACGTGCAGTACATGCGCGACCTGGCCGACAGGCTGACCGCCTCCGGCGAGTTCGTGAGCGCCGACGCGCTCGCGCCGGACGGCGAGTGGGTGCGGTGGGACGGCGACGGCAAGCCGCCGGTGACGGACGGCCCGTTCGCGGAGACGAAGGACCTGATCGCCGGCTGGATGATGATCGACGTGGACAGCCTCGAGCGGGCCCGGGAGATCGCCGCGGAGCTGTCGGCGGCGCCCGGCGCGGGCGGCAAGCCGCTGGGGGAGTGGCTCGAGCTGCGCCCGCTGATGGACGCCCCGCCGACGGTGACGGAGTGA
- a CDS encoding methylated-DNA--[protein]-cysteine S-methyltransferase — protein sequence MTADQQYAETPTSGPAQMFPVDEDDVARLRTRLAGAAQQAGLLDVAYRTIDSPLGPLLLAATEHGLVRVAFEREGFADVLQALATRLSPRVLEAPRRLDAAAAQLEDYFAGRRRSFDLPLDHAMSTGFRRTVQRYLPRIGYGRTESYKEVAEHVGNARAVRAVGTACATNPLPVVVPCHRVVRSDGGLGGYLGGVEAKTLLLELERAA from the coding sequence ATGACCGCAGACCAGCAGTACGCCGAGACCCCCACGAGCGGGCCCGCGCAGATGTTCCCCGTCGACGAGGACGACGTCGCCCGGCTGCGGACGCGGCTCGCCGGAGCGGCGCAGCAGGCCGGCCTGCTCGACGTCGCCTACCGCACGATCGACAGCCCGCTCGGCCCGCTGCTGCTGGCGGCGACCGAGCACGGCCTGGTGCGGGTCGCCTTCGAGCGTGAAGGGTTCGCCGACGTCCTGCAGGCCCTCGCGACGCGGCTCAGCCCGCGCGTCCTCGAGGCGCCGCGCCGGCTGGACGCCGCCGCCGCCCAGCTCGAGGACTACTTCGCGGGCCGGCGCCGCTCCTTCGACCTGCCGCTGGACCACGCGATGTCGACCGGCTTCCGCCGGACCGTCCAGCGTTACCTGCCGCGGATCGGCTACGGCCGCACCGAGTCCTACAAGGAGGTCGCCGAGCACGTCGGGAACGCCCGGGCGGTCCGGGCGGTGGGCACCGCCTGCGCGACCAACCCGCTGCCGGTGGTCGTGCCGTGCCACCGCGTCGTCCGCAGCGACGGCGGCCTCGGCGGCTACCTCGGCGGCGTCGAGGCGAAGACGCTGCTGCTCGAGCTGGAGCGGGCGGCCTGA
- a CDS encoding alpha-ketoglutarate-dependent dioxygenase AlkB family protein, producing the protein MDGLFGDDVLRRPAVELPDGAHHVPRWLTLEQQRWIVARFREWSAGPVPLRAAKVRGHEMSVRTVCLGWHWRPYAYTREAVDVNGNRVLDLPEWMVHLGRTALVAATGDAHAGDEYTPDTALVNFYDAQARMGMHQDKDERSLAPVVSISIGDTCRFRFGNTENRGRPYDDIDLVSGDLFVFGGPARLAYHGVPKIYPGTAPEGCGLESGRINITLRVTGLTG; encoded by the coding sequence ATGGACGGCCTGTTCGGCGACGACGTGCTGCGCCGTCCCGCGGTCGAGCTCCCCGACGGGGCCCACCACGTGCCGCGCTGGCTCACCCTCGAGCAGCAGCGCTGGATCGTGGCCCGCTTCCGGGAGTGGAGCGCCGGCCCGGTTCCGCTGCGCGCCGCGAAGGTCCGCGGGCACGAGATGAGCGTGCGGACGGTCTGCCTCGGCTGGCACTGGCGGCCGTACGCGTACACCCGCGAGGCGGTGGACGTCAACGGCAACCGGGTGCTCGACCTCCCCGAGTGGATGGTCCACCTCGGGCGCACGGCGCTCGTGGCCGCCACCGGCGACGCGCACGCCGGGGACGAGTACACCCCGGACACCGCGCTGGTGAACTTCTACGACGCCCAGGCCCGCATGGGCATGCACCAGGACAAGGACGAGCGCTCCCTCGCGCCGGTGGTCTCGATCTCCATCGGCGACACCTGTCGCTTCCGATTCGGCAACACCGAGAACCGGGGACGTCCGTACGATGACATCGACCTCGTCTCCGGAGACCTGTTCGTGTTCGGCGGCCCGGCCCGGCTGGCCTACCATGGCGTCCCGAAGATCTACCCGGGCACCGCGCCCGAGGGCTGCGGCCTCGAGTCCGGGCGGATCAACATCACGCTGCGGGTCACCGGCCTGACCGGCTGA
- a CDS encoding DNA-3-methyladenine glycosylase I: MTSEQQPGSPPQPGGVVVGEDGLARPAWASVDPLLREYYDTEWGMPVRDERGMYERISLEAFQAGLSWATILRKREAFRAAFAGFDPETVAAFTEDDVQRLMDDASIVRNRAKIRAAITNASATIRLRAKGGLVDFVWSFRPERTPMPRTYADVPTTSAESVALSKALRKEGFAFVGPTTMYALMEAVGIVDTHLLGSHRRATSGVWPA; encoded by the coding sequence ATGACCAGCGAGCAGCAACCCGGCAGCCCGCCCCAGCCGGGTGGGGTGGTCGTGGGCGAGGACGGCCTGGCTCGCCCGGCGTGGGCCAGCGTGGATCCGCTGCTGCGGGAGTACTACGACACCGAATGGGGCATGCCGGTGCGCGACGAGCGGGGCATGTACGAGCGGATCAGCCTCGAGGCGTTCCAGGCCGGCCTGTCGTGGGCGACGATCCTGCGCAAGCGCGAGGCGTTCCGGGCGGCCTTCGCCGGCTTCGACCCCGAGACCGTGGCGGCGTTCACCGAGGACGACGTGCAGCGGCTCATGGACGACGCCTCGATCGTGCGCAACCGCGCGAAGATCCGGGCCGCGATCACCAATGCGAGCGCCACGATCCGGCTGCGAGCGAAGGGCGGCCTGGTGGACTTCGTGTGGTCGTTCCGGCCCGAGCGCACCCCGATGCCGCGCACGTACGCCGACGTCCCGACCACCTCGGCGGAGTCGGTGGCGCTGTCGAAGGCGCTGCGCAAGGAGGGGTTCGCATTCGTCGGCCCGACGACCATGTACGCGCTCATGGAGGCCGTCGGCATCGTCGACACGCACCTGCTGGGGTCCCATCGGCGGGCGACGTCCGGGGTGTGGCCCGCCTGA
- a CDS encoding acyl-CoA thioesterase, translating to MHNFDAAMALQAVGDRRLRGRTTEPYANMVGPFGGVTAAVLLRAIERQDDRLGDPVTLSVNFVAAVAPGEFEVVPRCVRTNRSTQHWYVEMQQDGQVVASATAAAARFDRGFFDQSARLWGSGDVLLASSHQIVYYKG from the coding sequence GTGCACAACTTCGACGCCGCGATGGCTCTCCAGGCGGTCGGCGACCGGCGGCTGCGTGGGCGCACCACGGAGCCGTACGCCAACATGGTCGGCCCGTTCGGCGGCGTGACCGCGGCCGTGCTGCTGCGGGCGATCGAGCGGCAGGACGACCGGCTCGGCGACCCGGTGACGTTGAGCGTGAACTTCGTCGCCGCGGTGGCCCCGGGCGAGTTCGAGGTCGTCCCGCGCTGCGTGCGCACCAACCGCTCCACGCAGCACTGGTACGTCGAGATGCAGCAGGACGGCCAGGTCGTCGCGAGCGCGACCGCCGCCGCGGCACGTTTCGATCGGGGCTTCTTCGACCAGTCGGCGCGGCTGTGGGGCTCCGGGGACGTGCTGCTGGCCTCGAGCCATCAGATCGTCTACTACAAGGGCTGA
- a CDS encoding SDR family NAD(P)-dependent oxidoreductase produces MPVTPSFRMDNKIAVVTGGSRGLGREMAFAFAENGASVVVASRKAESCRETAAEITAATGARAIGVGCHVGSWTDCDRLVETVLEEFGRVDVLVNNAGMSPLYDRLSGISEELYDKVLDVNLKGPFRLASLLGERMAEGDGGAIINVSSTGAVAPRGDIVPYAMAKAGLNAMTLGLARAFAPTVRVNGIMPGPFLTDISHAWDMEAFNERARTSIPLQRGGEPNEIVGAALYLASDASSYTTGTIIKVDGGSAYGAH; encoded by the coding sequence ATGCCCGTCACCCCGTCGTTTCGGATGGACAACAAGATCGCCGTCGTGACGGGAGGGAGTCGGGGCCTCGGCCGCGAGATGGCGTTCGCCTTCGCCGAGAACGGCGCGAGCGTCGTGGTGGCGAGCCGCAAGGCCGAGAGCTGCCGCGAGACCGCCGCGGAGATCACGGCCGCGACCGGCGCCCGCGCGATCGGGGTCGGCTGCCACGTCGGCAGCTGGACGGACTGCGACCGCCTCGTGGAGACCGTGCTCGAGGAGTTCGGCCGGGTCGACGTCCTGGTCAACAACGCCGGCATGTCCCCGCTGTACGACCGGCTCTCGGGGATCTCCGAGGAGCTCTACGACAAGGTGCTCGACGTAAACCTCAAGGGACCGTTCCGCCTCGCGTCGCTGCTCGGTGAGCGGATGGCCGAGGGGGACGGCGGCGCCATCATCAACGTCTCGAGCACCGGCGCGGTGGCGCCTCGCGGCGACATCGTCCCCTACGCGATGGCCAAGGCCGGGCTCAACGCGATGACCCTCGGGCTGGCCCGGGCGTTCGCGCCGACGGTCCGGGTCAACGGCATCATGCCGGGCCCGTTCCTGACCGACATCTCGCACGCCTGGGACATGGAGGCCTTCAACGAGCGGGCCCGCACGAGCATCCCGCTGCAGCGCGGCGGCGAGCCCAACGAGATCGTCGGCGCCGCGCTCTACCTGGCCAGCGACGCGTCGTCGTACACCACGGGGACGATCATCAAGGTCGACGGCGGGTCCGCGTACGGCGCACACTGA
- a CDS encoding FUSC family protein produces MAVGGTLDRSSFQRWLARQIGAKSVAALALKAALAAAIAWSLIRPFGGVADQYAYYAPLGAVVVVSSNLAESVHSSVATVAAIALGTTLALGVRELPVPGVVSLAIVVGVGTVLGAWRRLGAMSGWVPIAGLFTLVVGGADPERYMFAYLGLTGFGALIGVLVNLIAPPLPLSATREMHEALRGILADRLDWIAEQFEGDELPVGDEWTMGRDATEEDRRRAEDLISRTMQLSRVNWRARRWRDTAHRQELQGQALGRLVFLVDNLVDLLARMEKAHEKIALGPKLRMGTAEAVRATAAAVRSIEGAQAERELLDEAERATEALAAAIRESSAEDGDDRFVAGNLVVTLRRVQVMLEPS; encoded by the coding sequence ATGGCCGTAGGTGGCACCCTGGACCGATCGTCCTTCCAGCGCTGGCTGGCGCGTCAGATCGGCGCCAAGTCGGTGGCGGCGCTGGCGCTGAAGGCGGCATTGGCGGCGGCGATCGCCTGGTCGCTCATCCGTCCCTTCGGCGGCGTGGCCGACCAGTACGCGTACTACGCCCCGCTCGGCGCGGTGGTCGTGGTGTCGTCGAACCTTGCGGAGTCCGTGCACTCCTCGGTGGCGACGGTGGCCGCGATCGCGCTCGGCACCACGCTGGCCCTGGGAGTGCGGGAGCTGCCGGTGCCCGGCGTGGTGTCGCTGGCCATCGTGGTCGGCGTGGGCACCGTCCTGGGCGCCTGGCGCCGGCTGGGCGCGATGTCTGGGTGGGTGCCGATCGCCGGGTTGTTCACTCTCGTCGTGGGCGGCGCCGATCCGGAGCGGTACATGTTCGCCTACCTCGGGCTGACCGGCTTCGGCGCGCTCATCGGCGTGCTGGTCAACCTCATCGCGCCGCCGCTGCCGCTGTCGGCGACGCGCGAGATGCACGAGGCGCTGCGTGGCATCCTCGCCGACCGGCTGGACTGGATCGCCGAGCAGTTCGAGGGCGACGAGCTGCCGGTCGGCGACGAGTGGACCATGGGGCGCGATGCGACGGAGGAGGATCGGCGCCGGGCCGAGGACCTCATCTCGCGCACCATGCAGCTGTCGCGGGTCAACTGGCGGGCCCGCAGGTGGCGGGACACGGCACATCGCCAGGAGCTGCAGGGCCAGGCCCTGGGGCGCCTGGTGTTCCTCGTGGACAACCTGGTCGATCTGCTGGCCCGGATGGAGAAGGCGCACGAGAAGATCGCGCTCGGCCCGAAGCTGCGCATGGGCACCGCCGAGGCGGTGCGCGCCACCGCGGCGGCCGTCCGGTCCATCGAGGGCGCGCAGGCCGAGCGCGAGCTGCTGGACGAGGCCGAGCGGGCGACCGAGGCGCTGGCCGCGGCGATCCGGGAGAGCTCGGCGGAGGACGGCGACGACCGGTTCGTGGCCGGCAACCTGGTGGTGACCCTGCGCCGGGTCCAGGTGATGCTGGAGCCGTCGTGA
- a CDS encoding RNA polymerase sigma factor: protein MEQAALRELIPAVLGVLVRRGADFASAEDAVQAALVRALETWDGDPPRDPRAWLVTVAWRRFLDQVRSDDARRSREERVAAEPAAGPVRDADDTLQLYFRCAHPALTRSAATALTLRALGGLTTQQIAEAYLVPQATVAQRISRAKRRIADLPLDGASDLSTVLEVLYLLFNEGYSGQIDLAQEAIRLARQLAALTDAPEVGGLLALMLLHHARRPSRTGADGRLIPLAEQDRSRWSTAAIAEGVRILQSALARDRLGPYQAQAAIAALHADAPTAAETDWVQIVGWYDELLALTGSPVVRLNRAVAVGEADGARAGLAALAEVDPAVPRHTAVAAYLQEMAGDTARARALYVEAARRATNRAERDHLTRQAIRLRAARG, encoded by the coding sequence GTGGAGCAGGCCGCGCTGCGCGAGCTGATCCCCGCGGTGCTCGGCGTCCTCGTCCGGCGCGGCGCGGATTTCGCGTCGGCCGAGGATGCCGTGCAGGCGGCGCTCGTGCGCGCGCTGGAGACCTGGGACGGCGATCCGCCGCGCGACCCGAGGGCGTGGCTGGTGACCGTGGCGTGGCGGCGGTTCCTGGACCAGGTGCGCAGCGACGACGCGCGCCGATCGCGCGAGGAGCGCGTGGCGGCCGAGCCGGCGGCCGGGCCCGTGCGCGACGCGGACGACACTCTTCAGCTGTACTTCCGATGTGCGCACCCGGCGCTGACACGCAGCGCCGCCACGGCACTGACGCTGCGTGCGCTCGGCGGTCTGACGACCCAGCAGATCGCCGAGGCGTACCTCGTGCCGCAGGCGACCGTCGCGCAGCGCATCAGCCGGGCCAAGCGCCGGATCGCCGATCTGCCGCTCGACGGCGCGAGCGATCTGTCGACGGTCCTGGAGGTGCTGTACCTGCTGTTCAACGAGGGCTACAGCGGGCAGATCGACCTCGCGCAGGAGGCGATCCGGCTGGCCCGCCAGCTCGCCGCGCTCACCGACGCGCCGGAGGTCGGCGGCCTGCTGGCGCTCATGCTGCTGCACCACGCCCGCCGGCCCTCGCGCACCGGCGCGGACGGCCGGCTGATCCCGCTCGCCGAGCAGGACCGGTCGCGGTGGAGCACCGCCGCCATCGCCGAGGGCGTGCGCATCCTGCAGTCGGCGCTGGCGCGCGATCGCCTCGGGCCGTACCAGGCGCAGGCGGCGATCGCGGCTCTGCACGCCGACGCGCCGACGGCCGCCGAGACCGACTGGGTGCAGATCGTCGGCTGGTACGACGAGCTGCTCGCCCTCACCGGATCGCCCGTCGTCCGCCTCAACCGCGCGGTGGCCGTCGGCGAGGCGGACGGCGCCCGCGCGGGACTGGCGGCGCTGGCCGAGGTCGACCCGGCGGTGCCCCGGCACACCGCCGTCGCGGCGTACCTGCAGGAGATGGCCGGCGACACCGCCCGAGCGCGGGCGCTCTACGTCGAGGCGGCCCGCCGGGCGACCAACCGGGCGGAGCGGGACCACCTGACCCGCCAGGCCATCCGGCTGCGCGCCGCCCGAGGCTGA
- a CDS encoding MFS transporter, translating into MTRVGSEPRAGRAWLVPGAAMFAIGWGGNQFTPLLAPYRERYGYSQVDVDVFLGAYVVGLVPGLLIAAAWSDARGRHPVLLAGLLSGMLGSLLLAFGGPLGYAGIFAGRALSGIAVGIAMAVGTAWVVELSPGSSGAARSTIALTGGLAMGPAAGGLLAQFAQPPLVWPYVVHLLVCLPALARLLTGRYAETRVARDGPLRLRHRLRVPAARHRRFLRVVLPMAPWIFGSAGIAYAIVPQQVQGALGSAALLFTAGLTVATLGTGVLVQPIARRLDDASTARAVVVSMVLMAIGVALAALTAVAHSPWLAVPVALTLGAAYGIAVVSGLLEIQRMAEPDQIAGLTGVYYAIAYVGFLLPAVLAALSSRFGYPAMLGVLALVAVGCAAICASGWSRHLPEAVRPS; encoded by the coding sequence ATGACCCGCGTTGGCAGCGAGCCGCGCGCCGGCCGGGCCTGGCTCGTCCCCGGCGCCGCGATGTTCGCGATCGGCTGGGGCGGCAACCAGTTCACCCCGCTGCTCGCGCCGTACCGCGAGCGCTACGGCTACTCGCAGGTCGACGTCGACGTCTTCCTCGGCGCGTACGTCGTGGGCCTCGTGCCCGGCCTGCTGATCGCCGCGGCGTGGTCGGACGCGCGCGGCCGGCACCCGGTGCTGCTGGCCGGGCTGCTCAGCGGGATGCTCGGCAGCCTCCTCCTGGCCTTCGGCGGCCCGCTCGGATACGCCGGTATCTTCGCCGGGCGAGCGCTGAGCGGCATCGCGGTCGGCATCGCGATGGCGGTCGGCACGGCGTGGGTCGTCGAGCTGTCACCCGGATCCTCCGGCGCCGCCCGGTCCACCATCGCGCTGACCGGCGGTCTGGCGATGGGGCCCGCCGCCGGTGGCCTGCTCGCGCAGTTCGCGCAGCCGCCGCTCGTCTGGCCGTACGTCGTCCACCTGCTGGTGTGCCTGCCGGCGCTCGCCCGGCTGCTGACGGGGCGGTACGCCGAGACCCGGGTCGCCCGCGACGGACCGCTGCGGTTACGGCACCGGCTGCGGGTGCCCGCGGCGCGGCATCGCCGGTTCCTGCGCGTGGTGCTCCCGATGGCGCCGTGGATCTTCGGCTCAGCCGGCATCGCCTACGCGATCGTGCCCCAGCAGGTGCAGGGCGCGCTCGGCTCGGCGGCGCTGCTGTTCACCGCCGGCCTCACCGTCGCCACCCTCGGCACCGGCGTGCTGGTGCAGCCGATCGCGCGCCGCCTCGACGACGCCTCCACCGCCCGCGCCGTGGTGGTGTCGATGGTGCTGATGGCGATCGGCGTCGCCCTGGCGGCGCTGACCGCCGTGGCGCACTCGCCGTGGCTCGCCGTGCCGGTCGCGCTCACTCTCGGCGCGGCGTACGGCATCGCCGTGGTGTCCGGGCTGCTGGAGATCCAGCGCATGGCCGAGCCCGACCAGATCGCCGGCCTGACCGGCGTCTACTACGCGATCGCGTACGTCGGGTTCCTGCTGCCGGCGGTGCTGGCCGCGCTGAGCAGCAGGTTCGGCTATCCGGCGATGCTCGGCGTCCTCGCGCTGGTCGCCGTCGGGTGCGCGGCGATCTGCGCGAGCGGCTGGTCGCGGCACCTCCCGGAGGCCGTTCGGCCGTCCTGA